One Pirellulales bacterium genomic window carries:
- a CDS encoding RDD family protein has protein sequence MHDVASHSIGAARGAADWRCPLCGAGTERRRHLYGHWVCQRCGLAFVNRRRAALLFDLILWQVASVSAWFFSAAIYIALEGRSVIAAALPVATLALTIVPLAARDHLLGAGASPGKALFGLRVIDARSGQPAGLAACIKRTLALLTPLSAIIAALQVGGGQRLGDHWAGTMVIWTRHREQAVFRPSLGEADHLLQNIDLRAPEGVTLEENPYRAPPVTVG, from the coding sequence ATGCACGACGTCGCTTCACATTCAATCGGCGCCGCGCGCGGCGCAGCCGACTGGCGCTGTCCGCTGTGCGGCGCTGGCACCGAACGACGACGCCATTTGTATGGTCACTGGGTCTGTCAGCGCTGTGGCTTGGCATTCGTCAATCGTCGCCGGGCCGCGCTCTTGTTCGACTTGATCCTCTGGCAAGTCGCCTCGGTATCGGCGTGGTTCTTTTCGGCGGCGATTTACATCGCCCTCGAAGGACGCTCCGTCATTGCTGCCGCGCTGCCGGTGGCTACACTCGCACTTACCATCGTCCCACTGGCGGCGCGCGATCATCTGTTGGGCGCCGGCGCCTCGCCGGGCAAGGCGCTCTTTGGTCTGCGGGTGATCGACGCTCGTAGCGGTCAACCGGCCGGGCTGGCAGCGTGCATCAAGCGAACTCTCGCGCTGCTCACACCTTTGAGCGCCATCATCGCCGCGCTACAGGTTGGCGGTGGACAACGGCTTGGCGACCATTGGGCCGGAACGATGGTGATCTGGACGCGGCATCGCGAGCAGGCGGTGTTTCGTCCCAGTCTGGGAGAAGCCGACCACCTGTTGCAAAACATCGATCTGCGCGCGCCGGAAGGGGTAACACTCGAGGAGAATCCTTATCGCGCGCCTCCGGTTACTGTTGGCTGA